A genomic segment from Brienomyrus brachyistius isolate T26 chromosome 9, BBRACH_0.4, whole genome shotgun sequence encodes:
- the LOC125748721 gene encoding zinc transporter ZIP1-like isoform X1, with protein MTWMHAESQKSSTAFESGMDTTLGTRSGLEIKLVSLFVLLFMTLVSGCSALCIIRGRGRCNTHPETRCKVLSLASCFAGGVFLATCLLDLVPDYLVAINKAFSNLGITLQFPLPEFILAMGFFLVLVMEQIVLVFRDKTGGFTGERQALLIDPSIQSHDKNGLGQNHLHSPFAHARDEPDRIRHPSREGVHLHVDFNSHSAIRSFILVFSLSLHSVFEGLAVGLQQDKQQILEICLALLLHKSVISFSLALKLTQGHLRQAAVAGCLLLFSAMSPLGIGLGIALTETQSTPQHQLARSTLDGLAAGTFIYITFMEILPHELGSSQNRVPKLALLLTGFAVVTGFLFIKI; from the exons ATGACATGGATGCATGCTGAATCACAAAAAAGCTCCACAGCTTTCGAGTCCGGAATGGATACCACCTTGGGCACGAGGTCCGGGCTGGAAATTAAACTGGTGTCACTCTTCGTGCTGCTGTTCATGACACTTGTAAGTGGCTGCTCTGCCTTGTGCATCATcagaggaagagggaggtgTAACACACACCCAG AGACACGCTGCAAGGTGCTAAGTTTGGCGAGCTGCTTTGCGGGTGGCGTGTTTCTGGCCACCTGCCTGCTGGACCTGGTTCCTGACTACCTGGTGGCGATCAACAAGGCCTTTAGCAACCTTGGGATCACA TTGCAGTTCCCACTACCTGAATTCATCCTGGCCATGGGCTTTTTCCTGGTTCTGGTGATGGAACAAATTGTCCTGGTCTTCAGGGACAAAACAGGTGGCTTCACAGGAGAGAGGCAAGCCTTATTGATAGATCCAAGTATCCAATCACACGACAAAAATGGCTTGGGCCAAAATCACCTGCATTCTCCCTTTGCTCATGCCAGGGATGAACCAGACAGAATAAGACATCCTAGCAGGGAAGGAGTCCACCTCCACGTTGATTTCAACTCTCACTCGGCCATCCGTTCTTTCATCCTGGTGTTCTCGCTTTCCCTGCATTCTGTGTTTGAGGGGCTGGCAGTCGGACTTCAACAGGATAAGCAGCAGATTCTGGAAATCTGTTTGGCTTTGTTGCTTCACAAGAGCGTCATCTCCTTTAGCCTGGCACTCAAACTCACCCAGGGTCACCTTCGCCAGGCTGCAGTTGCCGGCTGTCTGCTGCTGTTCTCTGCAATGTCGCCACTGGGCATCGGACTGGGCATTGCTCTCACTGAGACCCAGTCCACCCCTCAACACCAGCTTGCACGTTCCACCTTGGACGGTCTGGCTGCCGGCACCTTTATATACATCACATTCATGGAGATCTTGCCTCACGAGCTGGGCTCCTCACAGAACCGCGTACCCAAACTGGCTctgcttctcactggttttgcagtggTCACTGGTTTCCTGTTCATAAAGATATAG
- the LOC125748722 gene encoding protein JTB-like isoform X2 has product MATPCWQVEEFVVSAECFQCNAFQLRSWPVCNPTGYVEKINCGKSKKDEYKSCRSVAVEEGLFWKFEGTVLCLTVVFALLVILRQRALDRRASEKVRRQLESV; this is encoded by the exons ATGGCTACGCCGTGCTGGCAGGTGGAGGAATTTGTGGTATCAGCTGAGTGTTTCCAGTGCAACGCCTTCCAGCTG agatcATGGCCAGTCTGCAACCCAACTGGATATGTTGAGAAGATCAACTGCGGCAAGTCCAAGAAGGATGAGTACAAGAG CTGTCGCTCTGTCGCAGTGGAGGAAGGTCTCTTCTGGAAGTTTGAGGGCACAGTGTTGTGCCTGACGGTGGTCTTTGCACTCCTGGTGATCTTGCGACAGAGGGCACTTGACCGGCGGGCATCAGAGAAAGTCCGCAGGCAGTTGGAATCCGTGTAG
- the LOC125748721 gene encoding zinc transporter ZIP1-like isoform X2 produces MTWMHAESQKSSTAFESGMDTTLGTRSGLEIKLVSLFVLLFMTLVSGCSALCIIRGRGRCNTHPETRCKVLSLASCFAGGVFLATCLLDLVPDYLVAINKAFSNLGITLQFPLPEFILAMGFFLVLVMEQIVLVFRDKTGGFTGERDEPDRIRHPSREGVHLHVDFNSHSAIRSFILVFSLSLHSVFEGLAVGLQQDKQQILEICLALLLHKSVISFSLALKLTQGHLRQAAVAGCLLLFSAMSPLGIGLGIALTETQSTPQHQLARSTLDGLAAGTFIYITFMEILPHELGSSQNRVPKLALLLTGFAVVTGFLFIKI; encoded by the exons ATGACATGGATGCATGCTGAATCACAAAAAAGCTCCACAGCTTTCGAGTCCGGAATGGATACCACCTTGGGCACGAGGTCCGGGCTGGAAATTAAACTGGTGTCACTCTTCGTGCTGCTGTTCATGACACTTGTAAGTGGCTGCTCTGCCTTGTGCATCATcagaggaagagggaggtgTAACACACACCCAG AGACACGCTGCAAGGTGCTAAGTTTGGCGAGCTGCTTTGCGGGTGGCGTGTTTCTGGCCACCTGCCTGCTGGACCTGGTTCCTGACTACCTGGTGGCGATCAACAAGGCCTTTAGCAACCTTGGGATCACA TTGCAGTTCCCACTACCTGAATTCATCCTGGCCATGGGCTTTTTCCTGGTTCTGGTGATGGAACAAATTGTCCTGGTCTTCAGGGACAAAACAGGTGGCTTCACAGGAGAGAG GGATGAACCAGACAGAATAAGACATCCTAGCAGGGAAGGAGTCCACCTCCACGTTGATTTCAACTCTCACTCGGCCATCCGTTCTTTCATCCTGGTGTTCTCGCTTTCCCTGCATTCTGTGTTTGAGGGGCTGGCAGTCGGACTTCAACAGGATAAGCAGCAGATTCTGGAAATCTGTTTGGCTTTGTTGCTTCACAAGAGCGTCATCTCCTTTAGCCTGGCACTCAAACTCACCCAGGGTCACCTTCGCCAGGCTGCAGTTGCCGGCTGTCTGCTGCTGTTCTCTGCAATGTCGCCACTGGGCATCGGACTGGGCATTGCTCTCACTGAGACCCAGTCCACCCCTCAACACCAGCTTGCACGTTCCACCTTGGACGGTCTGGCTGCCGGCACCTTTATATACATCACATTCATGGAGATCTTGCCTCACGAGCTGGGCTCCTCACAGAACCGCGTACCCAAACTGGCTctgcttctcactggttttgcagtggTCACTGGTTTCCTGTTCATAAAGATATAG
- the LOC125748722 gene encoding protein JTB-like isoform X1, producing the protein MESDCRICRRIIACCTLLWCLLSFSVLGVSALSKESTSTLDPMATPCWQVEEFVVSAECFQCNAFQLRSWPVCNPTGYVEKINCGKSKKDEYKSCRSVAVEEGLFWKFEGTVLCLTVVFALLVILRQRALDRRASEKVRRQLESV; encoded by the exons ATGGAAAGCGATTGTAGGATTTGCAGAAGGATAATTGCCTGTTGCACACTGCTGTGGTGCTTGTTATCCTTTAG CGTGCTTGGTGTATCTGCTTTGAGCAAAGAAAGTACTTCAA CTCTGGATCCGATGGCTACGCCGTGCTGGCAGGTGGAGGAATTTGTGGTATCAGCTGAGTGTTTCCAGTGCAACGCCTTCCAGCTG agatcATGGCCAGTCTGCAACCCAACTGGATATGTTGAGAAGATCAACTGCGGCAAGTCCAAGAAGGATGAGTACAAGAG CTGTCGCTCTGTCGCAGTGGAGGAAGGTCTCTTCTGGAAGTTTGAGGGCACAGTGTTGTGCCTGACGGTGGTCTTTGCACTCCTGGTGATCTTGCGACAGAGGGCACTTGACCGGCGGGCATCAGAGAAAGTCCGCAGGCAGTTGGAATCCGTGTAG
- the creb3l4 gene encoding cyclic AMP-responsive element-binding protein 3-like protein 4 isoform X1, with protein MSSSSCLVLMGDDMNAENGEVFFGQREDDIEIEAGLGLDEPFLCSSSPYSTTPKTLEAWALDPQCGLKDSEPEDVLSAINPNDVYPSGPPGEVFSETDSGISEDPSSDSPPRASEPHQAPPAIYQLVYDISSLNNLKTEPEQPSMDVISIQLDEWSTHMLMSDSCIVNELPLAPTAKPDGAPSTSLICKDDQDLENLPLYPDLHLTDEEQKLLNQEGISLPNNLPLTKAEERILKKVRRKIRNKQSAQDSRRRKKEYIDGLESRAAACSVQNQELQRTVEQLERHNTSLLAQLQKLQALIKRTATKAAQTSTCIMIFLFSLALIIFPSYSPFSWGSASVEEGYAQTGVISRNILTDPASSLQISEDVDAADVHDEILSSSPDMTQSDTLDRTSSLQHQPVESLETVPQEGVDQAENQSRNSLLPNEGQTDALSLALTSAEGPGSSDADPTKPAHADEM; from the exons atgtcttcttcttcttgtctgGTTTTGATGGGAGAC gACATGAATGCAGAGAACGGAGAAGTGTTTTTTGGGCAGAGAGAGGACGACATCGAGATAGAGGCTGGTCTGGGTTTGGATGAGCCTTTCCTTTGCTCTAGTTCCCCGTACAGCACGACACCAAAGACCCTGGAGGCCTGGGCACTGGACCCCcaatgt GGTCTGAAGGACAGTGAACCTGAAGATGTCCTCTCTGCCATCAACCCAAATGATGTCTATCCCTCCGGACCTCCTGGGGAGGTCTTCTCAGAAACCGACAGTGGTATCTCAGAAGATCCAAGCTCTGACAGCCCTCCAAGGGCCTCGGAGCCCCACCAGGCCCCGCCTGCCATTTACCAGCTGGTGTATGACATCAGCAGTCTAAATAATCTGAAGACAGAGCCAGAACAACCGAGTATGGATGTGATTTCCATACAGCTAG ACGAGTGGAGCACGCACATGCTGATGTCTGATTCCTGCATTGTGAATGAACTGCCCCTGGCACCTACAGCAAAACCTGATGGTGCCCCATCCACCAGCCTCATCTGCAAAGATGACCAGGACCTGGAGAACCTGCCA TTATACCCAGACCTCCATCTTACCGATGAGGAACAGAAGCTTCTGAATCAGGAAGGCATCTCCTTGCCTAATAACCTGCCCCTCACAAAG GCGGAGGAGCGCATTCTAAAGAAGGTCAGGCGCAAGATCCGCAACAAACAGTCGGCTCAGGACAGCCGGCGCAGGAAAAAGGAATATATCGACGGCCTGGAGAGCAG GGCAGCGGCATGCTCGGTGCAGAACCAGGAGCTGCAGAGGACAGTGGAGCAGCTGGAAAGGCACAATAC ATCCCTCCTGGCCCAGCTGCAAAAGCTGCAAGCCCTGATCAAGCGAACGGCCACCAAGGCAGCACAGACCAGCACTTGCATTATG atcTTCCTCTTCTCCCTGGCCCTCATCATCTTTCCAAGTTACAGTCCTTTCAGCTGGGGTTCCGCGTCAGTGGAGGAGGGATATGCGCAAACTGGAG TTATTTCGAGAAATATCTTGACTGACCCCGCCTCCTCTTTGCAAATATCAGAAGACGTGGACGCCGCTGACGTTCACGATGAAATCCTGTCCAGTTCACCAGACATGACTCAATCGGATACCTTAGATCGGACTTCTAGTCTACAACATCAGCCAGTTGAAAGTCTGGAGACAGTCCCTCAAGAAGGTGTGGACCAGGCAGAGAACCAATCCAGAAACAGTTTGCTTCCGAATGAGGGACAGACAGACGCATTGTCTCTGGCTTTGACTTCAGCCGAAGGACCGGGGAGCAGCGATGCCGATCCCACGAAACCAGCACATGCGGACGAGATGTGA
- the creb3l4 gene encoding cyclic AMP-responsive element-binding protein 3-like protein 4 isoform X2 has product MNAENGEVFFGQREDDIEIEAGLGLDEPFLCSSSPYSTTPKTLEAWALDPQCGLKDSEPEDVLSAINPNDVYPSGPPGEVFSETDSGISEDPSSDSPPRASEPHQAPPAIYQLVYDISSLNNLKTEPEQPSMDVISIQLDEWSTHMLMSDSCIVNELPLAPTAKPDGAPSTSLICKDDQDLENLPLYPDLHLTDEEQKLLNQEGISLPNNLPLTKAEERILKKVRRKIRNKQSAQDSRRRKKEYIDGLESRAAACSVQNQELQRTVEQLERHNTSLLAQLQKLQALIKRTATKAAQTSTCIMIFLFSLALIIFPSYSPFSWGSASVEEGYAQTGVISRNILTDPASSLQISEDVDAADVHDEILSSSPDMTQSDTLDRTSSLQHQPVESLETVPQEGVDQAENQSRNSLLPNEGQTDALSLALTSAEGPGSSDADPTKPAHADEM; this is encoded by the exons ATGAATGCAGAGAACGGAGAAGTGTTTTTTGGGCAGAGAGAGGACGACATCGAGATAGAGGCTGGTCTGGGTTTGGATGAGCCTTTCCTTTGCTCTAGTTCCCCGTACAGCACGACACCAAAGACCCTGGAGGCCTGGGCACTGGACCCCcaatgt GGTCTGAAGGACAGTGAACCTGAAGATGTCCTCTCTGCCATCAACCCAAATGATGTCTATCCCTCCGGACCTCCTGGGGAGGTCTTCTCAGAAACCGACAGTGGTATCTCAGAAGATCCAAGCTCTGACAGCCCTCCAAGGGCCTCGGAGCCCCACCAGGCCCCGCCTGCCATTTACCAGCTGGTGTATGACATCAGCAGTCTAAATAATCTGAAGACAGAGCCAGAACAACCGAGTATGGATGTGATTTCCATACAGCTAG ACGAGTGGAGCACGCACATGCTGATGTCTGATTCCTGCATTGTGAATGAACTGCCCCTGGCACCTACAGCAAAACCTGATGGTGCCCCATCCACCAGCCTCATCTGCAAAGATGACCAGGACCTGGAGAACCTGCCA TTATACCCAGACCTCCATCTTACCGATGAGGAACAGAAGCTTCTGAATCAGGAAGGCATCTCCTTGCCTAATAACCTGCCCCTCACAAAG GCGGAGGAGCGCATTCTAAAGAAGGTCAGGCGCAAGATCCGCAACAAACAGTCGGCTCAGGACAGCCGGCGCAGGAAAAAGGAATATATCGACGGCCTGGAGAGCAG GGCAGCGGCATGCTCGGTGCAGAACCAGGAGCTGCAGAGGACAGTGGAGCAGCTGGAAAGGCACAATAC ATCCCTCCTGGCCCAGCTGCAAAAGCTGCAAGCCCTGATCAAGCGAACGGCCACCAAGGCAGCACAGACCAGCACTTGCATTATG atcTTCCTCTTCTCCCTGGCCCTCATCATCTTTCCAAGTTACAGTCCTTTCAGCTGGGGTTCCGCGTCAGTGGAGGAGGGATATGCGCAAACTGGAG TTATTTCGAGAAATATCTTGACTGACCCCGCCTCCTCTTTGCAAATATCAGAAGACGTGGACGCCGCTGACGTTCACGATGAAATCCTGTCCAGTTCACCAGACATGACTCAATCGGATACCTTAGATCGGACTTCTAGTCTACAACATCAGCCAGTTGAAAGTCTGGAGACAGTCCCTCAAGAAGGTGTGGACCAGGCAGAGAACCAATCCAGAAACAGTTTGCTTCCGAATGAGGGACAGACAGACGCATTGTCTCTGGCTTTGACTTCAGCCGAAGGACCGGGGAGCAGCGATGCCGATCCCACGAAACCAGCACATGCGGACGAGATGTGA